The following proteins are encoded in a genomic region of Pseudanabaena sp. BC1403:
- the secD gene encoding protein translocase subunit SecD: MGKQSRLLAFVLAILIGAVYLIVSHPPKLGLDLRGGAQLTLQAKINPEQGINEITPRIMETAKFVVEQRINGLGVSEATILLAGNDQLIVQLPGVNDPAQAERVIGTTAQLDFRKQKKGTESELGARLQVQRAAAIQREILKNSTDQKAIAESEAAYKKSIEDLKGIFERTGLTGNMLKDAVASPTGNGPDSWQVALTFDDKGGDLFAKTTGEIGGTGRSLGIFLDDKLISSPSVGPEFQGKGITGSRAVITGNFNLDTATELALQLRAGALPVPVEIVENRTVGATLGADSILSSIYAGVAGLLLILIFMVLYYRILGAVADIALITYAVITFSLFGLLGVVLTLPGIAGFILSIGMAVDANVLIFERTKEELKAGRTLYKSVEAGFYRAWSSILDSNVTTLIACAALFWLGSGFVKGFAVTLGVGVLTSMFTAITLSRSLMLAMISNPIFRKPEYYGMKAFGKISSTTIDVDANTEDESSDSKNDNKKDNTSGAVL, from the coding sequence ATGGGTAAACAAAGCCGCCTGCTTGCCTTTGTACTGGCAATTTTAATCGGGGCTGTGTATCTAATCGTAAGTCATCCTCCTAAATTAGGGCTGGATCTTCGAGGTGGCGCACAGCTTACACTCCAAGCAAAAATCAATCCTGAACAAGGTATTAATGAAATTACGCCACGCATCATGGAAACTGCAAAGTTTGTGGTGGAACAGCGCATTAATGGCTTAGGAGTCTCTGAAGCAACGATTTTGCTGGCTGGGAATGATCAACTAATCGTGCAGTTACCAGGAGTAAATGATCCTGCTCAAGCTGAGCGCGTAATTGGTACAACTGCCCAGCTTGATTTTCGTAAGCAAAAGAAAGGTACGGAAAGTGAGCTAGGGGCGAGATTGCAAGTCCAGAGGGCGGCGGCAATTCAGCGTGAAATCCTGAAAAATTCTACCGATCAAAAGGCGATCGCGGAAAGTGAAGCCGCTTATAAGAAAAGTATTGAAGATTTAAAAGGGATTTTTGAGCGCACAGGCTTAACAGGCAATATGCTCAAAGATGCAGTTGCTTCACCAACGGGCAATGGTCCCGATTCTTGGCAAGTTGCCTTAACTTTTGATGATAAAGGTGGTGATCTATTTGCTAAAACCACTGGCGAAATCGGTGGAACTGGTCGCTCTTTAGGAATTTTTCTAGACGATAAATTAATTAGCTCTCCATCAGTAGGCCCCGAATTTCAAGGTAAGGGCATTACTGGCAGTCGAGCAGTTATTACAGGAAACTTCAACTTAGATACAGCCACCGAATTAGCTTTGCAACTACGTGCAGGTGCATTGCCAGTACCAGTGGAAATTGTTGAAAATCGCACTGTCGGAGCAACTCTTGGCGCAGATAGTATCCTTAGTAGTATTTATGCTGGAGTTGCGGGATTACTACTAATACTAATTTTCATGGTGCTGTATTACCGTATTTTGGGAGCTGTTGCGGATATTGCACTGATCACCTATGCGGTTATTACTTTTTCGCTGTTTGGCTTATTGGGCGTGGTGCTGACTTTGCCAGGGATTGCAGGATTTATCCTCAGTATCGGTATGGCAGTAGATGCGAACGTATTAATTTTTGAACGCACTAAAGAAGAATTAAAAGCGGGACGCACACTTTATAAATCAGTTGAAGCAGGTTTTTATCGAGCTTGGTCAAGTATTCTCGATAGTAATGTGACGACATTGATTGCTTGTGCCGCACTATTTTGGCTTGGTTCAGGATTTGTAAAAGGCTTTGCAGTTACTCTTGGGGTCGGGGTTCTGACCAGTATGTTTACAGCAATCACCCTGAGCCGATCGCTAATGTTAGCGATGATTAGCAATCCGATCTTCCGCAAGCCTGAATACTATGGCATGAAGGCTTTTGGCAAAATCTCATCGACAACGATCGATGTAGATGCAAACACTGAAGATGAATCTAGCGATAGTAAAAACGACAATAAAAAAGACAATACAAGTGGTGCAGTGTTATGA
- the secF gene encoding protein translocase subunit SecF — protein sequence MRLDVIKNARLYITISTAVILAGIVAMVLSFQQLGSPLRLGIDFTGGSSVTLGLACNAGNCGKPIDISAVRQAIENKGFTNSVIQLVEGKDLKGVSVRTAHLSTDEREKLKSALTESLKQYGEVDPKKSQIDEVGPAIGQQALRNGLLALALSFSGIGIYLAFRFQLDYATFAIIALFHDMLVTVGAFSILGLTMGVEIDSLFIVSMLTICGFSVNDTVVIYDRIRENVKLDAGASNFNQLVNASVNQTLGRSINTSLTATLPLVAIFLFGGATLRFFSLALIIGFLSGAYSSIFNASILLAWWRSRQNPKISQPTLEAN from the coding sequence ATGAGATTAGATGTAATCAAAAATGCTCGGCTTTACATCACGATTTCGACAGCGGTAATTTTGGCTGGGATCGTGGCAATGGTGTTGTCTTTTCAGCAGTTAGGTTCGCCATTGCGATTGGGAATCGACTTTACGGGTGGCTCTAGTGTCACATTGGGCTTGGCTTGCAATGCTGGTAATTGCGGCAAACCGATTGATATAAGTGCCGTCAGGCAAGCGATTGAAAACAAAGGTTTTACCAACAGCGTCATTCAATTAGTAGAGGGCAAAGATCTCAAGGGTGTATCAGTGCGGACAGCTCATCTCTCAACTGATGAACGCGAAAAATTAAAATCAGCACTCACAGAGTCTTTGAAGCAATATGGTGAAGTTGATCCTAAAAAGTCGCAAATAGATGAAGTTGGTCCCGCGATCGGTCAGCAAGCGCTCAGAAATGGTTTACTTGCTCTTGCTTTGTCTTTTTCAGGCATTGGTATTTATTTAGCATTTCGGTTTCAGCTAGATTATGCAACCTTTGCGATTATTGCGCTGTTTCACGACATGTTAGTAACTGTGGGGGCATTTTCCATCCTTGGATTAACAATGGGTGTGGAGATCGACAGTTTGTTTATCGTGTCGATGCTGACAATCTGCGGCTTCTCGGTGAATGATACGGTGGTCATTTACGATCGCATTCGTGAAAATGTAAAGCTTGATGCAGGTGCTTCTAACTTTAATCAGTTAGTTAATGCTTCTGTCAATCAAACTCTGGGGCGATCGATTAACACATCGCTAACCGCAACTCTTCCTCTTGTGGCTATTTTCTTGTTTGGCGGTGCAACCCTGAGATTCTTCTCTCTTGCTCTGATTATTGGATTCCTTTCTGGGGCTTATTCCAGTATCTTCAATGCCAGCATTTTACTGGCATGGTGGCGCAGTCGTCAGAATCCTAAAATTAGTCAACCGACCCTAGAGGCAAATTAA